GTGAGCACCATTCCCATCGAGAACGGTGCTTCCACTTTGTGCTGCACCTGCACCATGTGTTGGCAGCGCGGGATTCTGTTTTTGAAGAGTAGACGATGAGGCGCTGTATGGTTGTTCCGCAACTGGCTGGAGAGACGCTTCTTCCTTGGGATTGGAGTGAAGAGGCCAAGTGTCCGGGCCTGTCGACTGGCGTTTAGAGTTTCTCTTCACCAGCTTGGCCGAGCGAGGCGATTCAGGATTCCCGGCAGACACTGTGGTTGGTGTGATGACAtagttctcattcaccatCCCCTCACTGCGTGGTTGATCGAGTTCTAGATACGACCGCTCTAGGGGGCTCTCGATTTCAGTTTGGAAAACTCTATGATCCGGGTTCTTGGGTTTCTTGATGCCAAGCCGGGTGAGAAGTCCTCGCTTCCGACCACCGGGAGGCGCCATGATGAACTCCTCCAAGTCTCTCTGCGACATGCCACGTTGTTTGGCCACAGCTGCCATTCCAGACATGTTTCGGGCGCTCTTTCCGCGGGACCCGGATGGTGAGGTCATTTTATGAGATGCAAGCACCGGTAGTGCTTGCTGCTGGGCGCTTTCTTCTGAGCTATCTTCCAACTCTGTCGAGTCGCCATCGTCGGCACCTTGGCGACGGGGAATACCGCGGACGGGGCGTAGCTTATTGCTTCCAggctcatcttcatcgctgGAATCTGCGAATCGACTGGTGAAGACCTGAGGCCGGGCTTCATCCTCGCCATCTGAATTTGCCAACCGAGTTGCTCGCGCTGACCTAGGGGGCGCCTTGGTGAACTTCGCTCGCGGTAGGGCCTTCTTGTTCGTCGAGAAGAACGAATATCGCTCACCTCCAGTAGGTCCTCTGAGAGTCTTGCGCATTGCGCCGTTCGAGGAGCCAGATGAGAGAGGACGATGTTCAATGGGAAACTCATTGCGTTCCGTTGGAGATAGGACTCGAACGTTAGCACCAGCAGTACCGGCTCTCATTGTCCGTCGCATGGAGTGGGTATCCGGACGCGGAGAAGAGCGTTTGAAGCTACTTGAGGAATCACTCCCATTCGATACATTCCGGCGGAGAGTATCAGGGATACCTGTTTGCCCTCCTAGACTGTGGAAAGTCGGACCGACAGACAGTGTACGCAATTTGGCCCTACTACCTTGCAGGGAAGCATCGTTGCTCGACCACCGAAGATCCTGTGTACGAGACGCGCCATCCACGTCTGCCGACATAGGGCGGGGTTGCATAGTGCGCTGTGCTTGGACGCTGCCATTTTGACCAGTCACTGTGCGAGTTTGCAACTGAGTTGGTACCGGTGGGTATGTAGAACCAAGTCCATGCCCAACCGAAGAGGCTGGGAATTCCTCTACCAGGCGGTTGACCGAGCCATGCGTTGGTGTCACGGAGTGCTCCTCAAGTGGTTGAACCGTCACATCTTGTGATTGACTATCCAAGATGGCGGCTCTACCGATAGGCCTCGGTGTTGCGTCCCTAGATTCGCTCACATTCTCCTCAATCAGTGCTGACCTAGGGGCTGATCGGCTATCGATAATGGCATTGATGGATCCATACCCATCACCGTCCATATTTTCCGCTGCATCGCTGTAGATGCTATCACCAGACTCCTCCTCGGTATCCACATCGTCCAGCCTTGGAACAGCGCTCGCCACGGCCTGAGCGGTCGTTTTCTTCGCACCCGAATCAAGAGTGCGGTCTGTGCTGGAGGGCGCGAATCCTCCCGGAATCCTATACTGGTCCATGCCATATCTCTTCAGGTCGAAACTTTGATTGGTTCCATCTGCTGGTGGCGTAGCAGGCTCGACAGCAATAGTAGGCACGGACAATGTTGAGCCCACGCTAGAACACGGCTGTTTCTCAGTGATATTGTCGGTGAGTCCAGCCTCTCGCTTGTTGGCATCCGAGCACAAAGTATGCAAACTGCCGTTGACAGACAACTTCTCCAGAGCGCCTAATCCGCTTGGTTGGAAGTATTCCTTTGAAAGTGATATGTCTGGTCTTGGCGCCACATCAGATGCAGATGAAGGGCAGGACTCGTTGTCACTAAAATCCGGAATTGGTGATCTTTTGAGAGCACCACCTCGGCTCCCCCGAATGCTACCAAAAGATGGAAGAACTTTACGGGGTTTGATGACTACATCCCAGTCATCGTCGCTCGCAAAGTCcgcgggcgacttcttcttgccaaCACCGAGCCAATTCGTACGAGGCTTGGCTTTACCAGCAGGCGGGAAATCAGACGTATATTCTTCCGGTGAGGTAGGAGGGCTAGCTGCTAGATTGACGACTTCAGCTTCATCATCAAAACTGACCTTGGCAGATTTTTTTCTAGTGTCCACCCGGGATCCTTCGTCTGAAGCCACTGAGGTGCCATCTGATAGTTCGTTCGATGTAAGAGCTCGACCGGTTACTCCAACCCTCCCATCAGGCGACAAAGAGCCTCCCCTTGGATGTTTCAAGGCTGATTTGACGGGAGATACTGATCTGAGCGGAGGCTGGTGAACTTGATCATCGGTTCCAGCTACAGAGAGCAATCTGGAAAAACGAGCAGTTCGACCTGGGCTGCTCGACTGACGGCGTGGCTGCTGCCCTATTTGCAGTCCTGACGagggtgatgatgatgatggcatTGGCGCTGCCTCTACGTTATCAGCAGTTGGTGATGCACTCGTCGTGCGCTCTCTGCCTTTCCGTATGGGGATACCTTCGACATTcaaatcgtcatcttcgggCTCTTCTCGAACGGTAGATGGCCACCGCTCAGGAACGGCTCGGGAGGATGGGTGTTCACTTTCCGCGCTCGTTACAACAGG
Above is a window of Penicillium digitatum chromosome 2, complete sequence DNA encoding:
- a CDS encoding woronin body major protein, whose translation is MVFGRRKRSASAHHQPLSAPAAQSAQSAASHAFLKSQPSTASLSSAAAAAALRNSTPTPTLVENVQTKRMVQRRSSTHSHVNPVGGRRSASLSTTLRRSSSNSSMSARTFRDQSPHRPATSSGPVGSGPPPIDVPPLPSLPTQFSPRKLPNRRTVSVEPSIRSPPLSPPRAGMRGVDRERGRGSPIQLATHQRVTGLGTVPELERSASRNSVNFSYPMGSRSTSSIAMPENTPMSLRDAIQESIAEISDKIPKGKPRTQPSGSLEESFVANQSGHLAGSAGAAAQAVCVPNERPSANVQTGNVRNSPQEADALDQHTGKTMPVVTSAESEHPSSRAVPERWPSTVREEPEDDDLNVEGIPIRKGRERTTSASPTADNVEAAPMPSSSSPSSGLQIGQQPRRQSSSPGRTARFSRLLSVAGTDDQVHQPPLRSVSPVKSALKHPRGGSLSPDGRVGVTGRALTSNELSDGTSVASDEGSRVDTRKKSAKVSFDDEAEVVNLAASPPTSPEEYTSDFPPAGKAKPRTNWLGVGKKKSPADFASDDDWDVVIKPRKVLPSFGSIRGSRGGALKRSPIPDFSDNESCPSSASDVAPRPDISLSKEYFQPSGLGALEKLSVNGSLHTLCSDANKREAGLTDNITEKQPCSSVGSTLSVPTIAVEPATPPADGTNQSFDLKRYGMDQYRIPGGFAPSSTDRTLDSGAKKTTAQAVASAVPRLDDVDTEEESGDSIYSDAAENMDGDGDATPRPIGRAAILDSQSQDVTVQPLEEHSVTPTHGSVNRLVEEFPASSVGHGLGSTYPPVPTQLQTRTVTGQNGSVQAQRTMQPRPMSADVDGASRTQDLRWSSNDASLQGSRAKLRTLSVGPTFHSLGGQTGIPDTLRRNVSNGSDSSSSFKRSSPRPDTHSMRRTMRAGTAGANVRVLSPTERNEFPIEHRPLSSGSSNGAMRKTLRGPTGGERYSFFSTNKKALPRAKFTKAPPRSARATRLANSDGEDEARPQVFTSRFADSSDEDEPGSNKLRPVRGIPRRQGADDGDSTELEDSSEESAQQQALPVLASHKMTSPSGSRGKSARNMSGMAAVAKQRGMSQRDLEEFIMAPPGGRKRGLLTRLGIKKPKNPDHRVFQTEIESPLERSYLELDQPRSEGMVNENYVITPTTVSAGNPESPRSAKLVKRNSKRQSTGPDTWPLHSNPKEEASLQPVAEQPYSASSSTLQKQNPALPTHGAGAAQSGSTVLDGNGAHSASPIANGPGAPHERPDPNSDSTSEVTTPDNHGLSVRDVVIAGSGRKKRFPLFRKAFGLCA